A region from the Candidatus Binataceae bacterium genome encodes:
- the clpS gene encoding ATP-dependent Clp protease adapter ClpS, producing MSGELLRRDAQARRRDGEGVRGGQPGDGDTVVERRTRPETRTKKPQMYKVILLNDDYTPMEFVVEILKVVFHKEHAEATRIMLHVHQNGMGVAGVFPYEIAETKVRTVDELARQSEFPLKCVMEKA from the coding sequence ATGAGCGGCGAACTTTTACGACGGGATGCACAGGCGCGCAGGCGCGACGGCGAGGGCGTCCGTGGCGGCCAGCCCGGCGACGGCGACACGGTCGTCGAACGGCGCACGCGGCCCGAGACTCGCACCAAAAAGCCGCAGATGTACAAGGTCATCCTGCTCAACGACGACTACACGCCGATGGAGTTCGTGGTCGAGATCCTGAAGGTGGTCTTTCACAAGGAGCATGCCGAAGCGACCCGGATCATGCTGCACGTGCATCAGAACGGGATGGGCGTGGCGGGCGTGTTTCCCTACGAGATCGCCGAGACCAAGGTGCGGACGGTGGACGAACTCGCGCGTCAGAGCGAATTTCCGCTGAAATGCGTCATGGAGAAGGCCTGA